In Fluviicola taffensis DSM 16823, the following are encoded in one genomic region:
- a CDS encoding TonB-dependent receptor yields the protein MKYLLSILLLTTSTFIFSQTGRITGKVRDLQGEAVVGATVFVKTTQLYGASSDENGKFVLELPVGVYNLICRMDGMNTDTIQINVTENGIIELDIPMEEISTILDVVEVKVGKFDKPLEDQTVSMEILKPRLIESKNTRSIETALDQTPGLNILDGEPQIRGGSGFTFGVGSKVAVLVDDMPMLSGDAGRPEWGFIPVENISQVEVIKGAASVLSGSSALSGSINIRTAYPTAKPLTKVILYSGLYSTPSMQGSKWYDDTPLIAGATFLHSRKHKQWDIVLGGNFNYDHGYMGPPVVRDSMVFADTITNFTNRQMVSKRARINFNLSRRAPKIKGLVYGINGNFMVSESNMVFAWLDDTSGIFSAYPGAVFLQKQLIFNIDPYILYSTKNGSKHSLRTRMFRTANDITADQDNQATVLYADYQYKTIIKQISKVEFIGGITAQNTYSYAQIYRASGNDATNKLVNISAYAQAEKKFWNRLTLSVGGRLEYFQLNDSITALKPIFRAGSNFKIHKATFLRASYGQGYRFPTITERYIKTGVGNFGVFPNPEIKAETSWNAEFGIKQGFKIGPVMSFVDVAGFWQEYENTIEYMFGIWQPIGGGNPLSSSAGFMFLNTGKSRVKGIDASLAGTIAVGKKGDLTFLAGYTYIVPTTLTPDYLYATDSLNRKFTYNTTSLDTTSRILKYRFLHNVKVDMEYTFAKKLSIGFSAKYYSKIVNMDAIIKDFEKLTQDIDELQDLRYMDYYNSNRHGNWIFDARISYLLKDKHRFAIIGSNILNKTYSLRPLKIEQPRTVMLQYTLKLGGD from the coding sequence ATGAAGTACTTGCTTTCCATCCTATTACTTACAACATCTACGTTTATTTTTTCTCAAACTGGACGAATTACTGGCAAGGTTCGCGACCTTCAAGGCGAAGCTGTTGTAGGAGCTACAGTCTTTGTTAAGACTACTCAACTTTATGGAGCAAGTTCAGATGAAAATGGGAAATTCGTATTAGAGCTTCCTGTGGGGGTTTACAATTTGATTTGTAGAATGGATGGGATGAATACAGACACCATTCAAATCAATGTCACTGAAAATGGAATAATTGAATTGGACATTCCTATGGAAGAAATTTCTACCATATTGGATGTTGTGGAAGTAAAAGTAGGAAAGTTTGACAAACCATTAGAGGACCAAACAGTTTCTATGGAAATCTTAAAGCCCCGTTTAATTGAAAGCAAAAACACGCGTAGCATAGAAACTGCATTGGATCAAACTCCTGGACTAAACATTTTGGATGGAGAACCTCAAATTCGTGGAGGGAGTGGATTTACCTTTGGGGTAGGCTCTAAAGTTGCGGTTTTAGTAGACGACATGCCCATGCTCTCTGGTGATGCTGGAAGACCAGAGTGGGGATTTATTCCAGTAGAAAATATCAGTCAGGTTGAAGTGATTAAAGGTGCTGCTTCTGTTTTAAGCGGAAGCTCTGCTTTATCTGGCTCCATTAATATTCGCACAGCATATCCAACCGCAAAACCCTTAACCAAAGTGATTTTGTATTCCGGATTATATAGTACCCCTTCAATGCAAGGATCCAAATGGTATGATGACACTCCACTAATCGCAGGTGCAACATTTTTGCATTCTCGTAAACACAAACAATGGGATATTGTTCTAGGAGGAAACTTTAACTACGATCATGGTTATATGGGACCACCAGTGGTAAGAGATTCAATGGTATTTGCAGATACAATAACCAATTTCACCAACCGTCAAATGGTTAGTAAACGAGCACGCATAAATTTTAATCTATCTAGAAGAGCACCGAAAATAAAAGGATTAGTTTATGGTATAAATGGGAATTTCATGGTTTCTGAATCTAATATGGTATTTGCTTGGTTAGACGACACTAGTGGTATTTTCTCTGCGTATCCTGGAGCTGTCTTCCTTCAAAAACAACTCATATTTAATATTGATCCATATATTTTATATTCTACAAAAAATGGTTCTAAGCATAGCCTTCGAACAAGAATGTTTAGAACAGCAAATGATATCACGGCTGACCAAGATAATCAAGCAACAGTACTTTACGCAGACTATCAATACAAAACAATTATTAAACAAATTTCAAAGGTTGAGTTTATTGGAGGAATAACTGCACAAAACACTTATTCCTATGCACAAATATATAGGGCATCAGGAAACGACGCTACAAATAAATTAGTTAATATATCAGCTTATGCTCAAGCAGAGAAAAAATTCTGGAATCGATTAACATTGTCAGTCGGTGGGCGCTTGGAATATTTCCAATTAAATGATTCTATTACTGCATTAAAGCCGATTTTTAGAGCAGGATCCAACTTTAAAATTCATAAGGCCACTTTTTTAAGAGCATCTTATGGCCAAGGTTATCGTTTTCCAACTATTACTGAAAGATATATTAAAACAGGAGTTGGTAATTTCGGAGTTTTTCCAAATCCAGAAATAAAAGCAGAAACAAGTTGGAATGCTGAATTTGGGATCAAACAAGGATTTAAAATTGGTCCAGTAATGAGTTTTGTAGATGTTGCAGGTTTTTGGCAAGAATACGAAAACACGATTGAATACATGTTTGGAATTTGGCAACCAATCGGAGGAGGAAATCCGCTTTCATCATCTGCCGGATTTATGTTTTTAAATACTGGTAAATCAAGAGTAAAAGGTATTGATGCATCTTTAGCAGGGACAATTGCAGTAGGAAAAAAAGGAGACCTTACCTTCCTTGCAGGATATACGTATATTGTTCCTACAACTCTAACTCCCGACTATTTGTATGCTACAGATTCATTAAATCGTAAATTCACTTATAATACAACATCTTTAGATACAACTTCGAGAATTTTAAAATACCGTTTTTTACATAATGTAAAAGTGGATATGGAATATACATTTGCGAAAAAACTTTCTATAGGATTTAGTGCAAAGTACTATTCCAAAATAGTGAACATGGATGCGATTATTAAAGATTTCGAAAAATTGACTCAAGATATTGATGAACTTCAAGATCTTAGATACATGGATTATTACAATTCCAACCGTCATGGTAACTGGATCTTTGATGCACGTATTTCCTATCTGTTGAAAGACAAACATCGTTTTGCAATCATTGGAAGCAATATTTTGAACAAAACATATTCTTTGAGACCGTTGAAAATTGAACAGCCAAGAACGGTCATGCTTCAATATACCTTGAAATTAGGAGGAGATTAA
- the rsmI gene encoding 16S rRNA (cytidine(1402)-2'-O)-methyltransferase: MGVLYVVPTPVGNLEDITLRAIRLLKEAELIYSEDTRVTKKLLNHLEITGKQIIPFHAHNEHKQLERSVQTVKENECTVLVSDAGTPAISDPGFLLVRACVEAGLDVTCLPGPTAFVPALVGSGFPCDRFVYEGFLPHKKGRQTKWLSYKEEERTIVLYESPHRIIKALEECVNFLGAEREVCVAREISKFYEQYVRGKAEDVLKHFQTTPPKGEIVLLIKGNG; this comes from the coding sequence ATGGGTGTTTTATATGTAGTTCCAACTCCAGTTGGGAATCTAGAAGATATTACTTTACGAGCAATTCGTTTGCTTAAAGAAGCAGAACTCATTTATTCGGAAGATACTCGGGTGACGAAGAAATTACTCAATCACCTTGAAATTACTGGCAAGCAAATTATTCCTTTTCACGCGCATAATGAGCACAAACAATTAGAACGTTCTGTGCAAACCGTGAAAGAAAATGAATGTACGGTTTTGGTTTCAGATGCTGGAACTCCCGCAATTTCTGATCCTGGATTTCTATTAGTTAGAGCATGTGTGGAAGCTGGTTTGGACGTAACTTGTTTACCTGGTCCAACTGCATTTGTTCCCGCTTTGGTAGGAAGTGGATTTCCATGTGATCGATTTGTCTACGAAGGATTTTTGCCACATAAAAAAGGCCGACAAACCAAATGGCTTTCTTACAAAGAAGAAGAACGAACCATTGTTCTTTACGAATCTCCACATCGAATCATCAAAGCTTTGGAAGAGTGTGTCAATTTCTTAGGTGCAGAAAGGGAAGTGTGTGTTGCACGAGAAATCAGTAAGTTTTACGAGCAATATGTGAGAGGGAAAGCCGAAGATGTCTTAAAGCACTTTCAAACTACTCCACCAAAAGGAGAAATCGTATTGCTGATAAAAGGAAACGGATAA
- a CDS encoding copper resistance protein NlpE N-terminal domain-containing protein encodes MNNQIKFLGILGSVLFTLNGCIEHRADEKFSRSRTKNNPEEEKFIQDADYKTFHIYEGTIPCEDCDEIEQRLVVKGDTAGIFRLTETYKNATEDGDATIVCSGQWKKIKTNSKEILILSQGGISDSVRRMEYEFRSKEIVQLSLDENRFSNTAAYRLKMVRKSK; translated from the coding sequence ATGAACAACCAAATTAAGTTTCTAGGGATTTTAGGAAGTGTTTTGTTTACATTGAATGGATGTATTGAACACCGTGCAGATGAGAAGTTTTCCCGATCAAGGACTAAGAATAATCCAGAAGAAGAGAAGTTTATTCAAGATGCCGATTATAAGACTTTTCATATTTACGAAGGAACAATTCCTTGTGAAGATTGTGATGAAATTGAACAACGTTTGGTCGTTAAAGGAGATACAGCGGGTATTTTCCGTCTAACAGAAACGTATAAAAATGCCACAGAAGATGGAGACGCAACAATTGTTTGCAGCGGGCAATGGAAGAAAATCAAAACAAACTCAAAAGAAATTCTGATTCTTTCGCAGGGAGGAATCAGTGATTCTGTGCGTAGAATGGAATATGAATTCCGCTCCAAAGAAATTGTTCAGTTATCACTGGATGAAAATCGTTTTTCAAATACAGCTGCGTACCGCCTGAAAATGGTTCGAAAATCGAAATGA
- a CDS encoding universal stress protein — translation MAIKFHYLVPIDFTPVTENALVFALDAAKYNKGEIILLHIISHAKERIVAERNMNDLAKKYENSEVTISTRVVIGKVLRDIGIIADSLGVQLIIMGTHNTSIWQKIFGSPALSVVSNSNVPIVLTQQDTSFHKIKTIVMTVDLSRESVQVVKYASRVAKTFNSKMYLVGQKYSDEGLMQKIEVNLKVANGYLKDHGLEANIHLLENTNFEKNLIGYCKEIKADLLAATCYQDGFSLFSTNLVQSLSENELSIPVMTLDGEDTSTGSQFGFITQ, via the coding sequence ATGGCAATTAAGTTCCACTATCTTGTACCAATCGATTTCACTCCGGTTACTGAAAATGCATTAGTTTTCGCATTAGATGCTGCGAAATATAACAAAGGTGAGATTATCTTACTACATATCATTTCTCATGCAAAGGAACGAATCGTTGCAGAAAGAAACATGAACGATTTAGCGAAGAAATATGAAAATTCGGAAGTTACTATTTCAACGCGTGTAGTTATTGGTAAGGTTTTACGCGATATTGGAATTATTGCAGATTCATTGGGAGTGCAACTCATTATCATGGGAACGCATAACACCTCTATTTGGCAAAAAATCTTCGGGAGTCCAGCTTTATCCGTTGTTTCAAATAGTAATGTTCCAATTGTTTTAACACAGCAAGACACTTCGTTCCATAAAATCAAAACGATTGTAATGACCGTAGACTTGTCTCGTGAAAGTGTTCAAGTAGTAAAATACGCATCACGAGTTGCTAAAACATTCAACTCAAAAATGTACTTGGTCGGTCAAAAATATTCGGATGAAGGATTAATGCAAAAAATTGAAGTAAACTTAAAAGTGGCCAATGGTTACTTGAAAGACCATGGATTAGAAGCAAATATTCATTTGTTGGAAAATACCAATTTTGAGAAAAACTTAATCGGTTATTGCAAAGAAATCAAGGCAGATTTATTGGCAGCAACTTGTTATCAGGATGGGTTCTCATTGTTTTCCACGAATCTGGTTCAAAGTTTATCCGAAAACGAATTGTCTATTCCAGTAATGACTTTGGATGGAGAAGACACTTCTACGGGATCCCAGTTTGGGTTTATTACACAATAA
- a CDS encoding endonuclease/exonuclease/phosphatase family protein produces the protein MKKYTLFFLLISVCSVNGFAQKNPKKGALQSFHQRAIVSYNVENLFDTIDDKGVIDEEFLPDGKLKWNSQRYQLKLDHLVEAITMNLTENPVIIGLVEIENAGVIKDLKNTGRLAKTKYEIAHKDSPDARGIDCGLLYDKERFKLIKMETLTVSIDSISDFKTRDILVVKGELQGGKIIYLFVNHWPSRRGGEGSEIRRIQAAKVARAKVDEILKADPKANIILMGDFNDHPNNISIQDVLKAKDVSDSSADLLDLFADDHKAGKGTHNYKNEWGVLDHFIVSRAIYSGSNGVALFPNDGIIVYEEKLLFTQKDGSKKPSTTYGGPNYYGGYSDHLPIQLILK, from the coding sequence ATGAAAAAATATACTTTGTTCTTCCTCCTGATTTCTGTTTGTTCAGTTAACGGATTTGCCCAAAAGAACCCGAAAAAAGGAGCGCTTCAGTCGTTTCATCAACGAGCAATCGTTTCGTATAATGTGGAGAATTTGTTTGACACTATTGATGACAAAGGTGTTATTGATGAAGAGTTTTTACCAGACGGGAAACTAAAATGGAATTCTCAAAGATATCAGCTGAAGTTAGATCATTTGGTGGAAGCAATTACGATGAATTTGACGGAGAATCCAGTGATTATCGGATTGGTTGAAATCGAAAATGCTGGAGTCATTAAAGATTTGAAAAATACGGGTCGTTTGGCAAAAACCAAGTATGAAATTGCGCACAAAGATTCCCCAGATGCGCGTGGAATTGATTGTGGCTTGTTGTATGACAAAGAACGATTCAAATTGATCAAGATGGAAACGTTGACGGTTTCTATTGATTCTATTTCCGATTTTAAAACCCGCGATATTTTAGTTGTGAAAGGCGAATTGCAAGGCGGAAAAATTATTTATTTATTTGTCAACCACTGGCCATCTCGCAGAGGAGGAGAAGGGTCTGAAATTCGTAGAATTCAAGCAGCGAAAGTAGCTCGTGCAAAAGTGGATGAAATTTTGAAAGCTGACCCTAAGGCAAACATCATTCTAATGGGAGATTTTAATGATCATCCGAATAATATCTCGATTCAAGATGTGTTAAAAGCAAAAGATGTTTCTGACTCTTCGGCTGATTTGTTGGATTTGTTTGCAGATGACCATAAAGCGGGTAAAGGAACTCACAATTATAAAAATGAATGGGGCGTTTTGGACCATTTTATTGTTTCTAGAGCCATTTATAGTGGAAGTAATGGGGTTGCATTGTTTCCGAATGATGGAATTATCGTCTATGAAGAAAAATTGTTATTCACCCAAAAAGATGGTAGTAAAAAACCGTCAACAACTTATGGTGGACCCAATTATTATGGAGGATATTCCGATCATTTACCCATTCAATTGATATTAAAGTAA
- a CDS encoding RDD family protein — protein MKTVSFTTSQFVTIEYELASPVYRAVASFLDVIFLCIYFMIAGYFINMNLFDLDSNSMQNRLSVMTIFLVRLPWFLYSPIIEYLTNGRSLGKLIMGIRVVKSSGETAGFREYFTRWIFRVVDIWVGGFGFLALLVSGTTEKRQRIGDIMADTVVIKVKDTQMYGLKDVLSIKNSDNHVPTYPNAIRFTDEDMLLIKNTILRVQRFPNQVNKDFAIELAHETAHLMGLPETPPKKMEFLKTVLQDYVVLTR, from the coding sequence ATGAAAACAGTATCATTTACAACGTCGCAATTTGTTACCATCGAATATGAATTGGCAAGTCCAGTTTATCGGGCAGTTGCGTCCTTTTTAGATGTTATTTTTCTGTGTATTTATTTCATGATTGCGGGCTATTTTATTAATATGAATCTGTTTGATTTAGATTCTAATAGTATGCAAAATCGGTTGTCAGTAATGACTATTTTCTTGGTGCGTTTGCCTTGGTTTTTGTATTCGCCTATTATTGAGTATTTGACCAATGGCCGCTCTCTTGGAAAACTAATCATGGGAATTCGAGTGGTGAAAAGCAGTGGAGAAACAGCAGGTTTTAGAGAATATTTCACTCGTTGGATCTTTAGAGTAGTAGATATTTGGGTGGGTGGATTTGGATTCTTGGCACTATTGGTTTCAGGTACTACTGAGAAAAGACAGCGGATTGGTGATATCATGGCTGATACGGTTGTTATCAAAGTAAAAGACACCCAAATGTATGGTTTGAAAGATGTTTTGTCTATTAAAAACTCCGACAATCATGTGCCCACTTATCCCAATGCTATTCGTTTTACGGACGAAGATATGTTGTTAATTAAGAATACTATTTTAAGAGTACAACGGTTTCCAAATCAGGTGAATAAGGATTTTGCCATTGAGTTGGCTCATGAAACTGCACATTTAATGGGATTGCCAGAAACACCACCAAAGAAAATGGAGTTTTTGAAAACAGTATTGCAAGATTACGTGGTATTAACGCGCTAA
- a CDS encoding quinone oxidoreductase family protein: MKQSQAFQLVKKGSANNAFALNNVTLPELKGKQVLIKVEAFGLNYADVMARLGLYREAPPMPCVIGYEVVGIVSEIGNDVDPDLLGKRVVGFCRFGGYAKDVITEEYAVSVIDSMDTGIALSLATQFVTAYYMVNYSANVQSDERVLIHAAAGGVGTALIQLCKHKGAHVIAKVSSKEKEQLVLRLGADEVINYKESDYATQISARLKTERLDVSFNPVAGTTFKKDWSLLGTGGRMVLFGGSELSNGKWGILSTLNFVRKMGFVVPIGLMMRSKSIIGINMLKVADFKPSVITKCLNEVVQLVKDGKIHPVVGGVYKEGELALAHQLLEEGKTVGKLIIEWDEQPN; the protein is encoded by the coding sequence ATGAAACAATCCCAAGCATTTCAGTTAGTAAAAAAAGGTTCAGCCAACAACGCTTTTGCATTAAATAATGTCACTTTGCCAGAACTAAAGGGCAAACAAGTTTTGATTAAAGTAGAAGCTTTTGGACTCAACTATGCAGATGTTATGGCTCGCTTAGGTTTGTACCGAGAAGCTCCGCCGATGCCTTGTGTCATTGGATATGAAGTGGTAGGAATTGTTTCAGAAATCGGAAATGACGTAGATCCAGATTTATTGGGAAAACGAGTGGTTGGATTTTGCAGATTTGGAGGATATGCCAAAGATGTAATTACGGAAGAATATGCTGTTTCTGTTATTGATTCGATGGATACGGGTATTGCGTTGTCGCTTGCAACACAATTTGTGACCGCTTACTACATGGTTAATTATTCTGCCAATGTACAATCTGATGAGCGTGTTTTAATTCATGCAGCAGCAGGTGGCGTTGGAACCGCGTTGATTCAATTGTGCAAACATAAAGGAGCTCATGTCATTGCGAAAGTGAGTTCGAAGGAGAAAGAGCAGCTGGTTCTTCGCTTGGGAGCAGATGAGGTAATTAATTACAAAGAAAGTGATTACGCAACGCAAATTTCTGCGCGATTAAAAACCGAACGATTGGATGTTAGTTTTAATCCTGTTGCAGGGACAACCTTTAAAAAAGATTGGTCTTTGTTAGGTACAGGAGGAAGGATGGTGTTATTTGGCGGTTCTGAATTATCAAATGGTAAGTGGGGAATCCTTTCAACGCTTAATTTTGTTAGAAAGATGGGTTTTGTTGTACCAATTGGATTAATGATGCGTTCTAAATCCATTATTGGAATCAATATGCTCAAAGTAGCAGACTTTAAACCAAGTGTGATTACTAAGTGTTTAAATGAAGTGGTACAATTGGTAAAAGACGGGAAAATTCATCCAGTTGTAGGTGGTGTCTACAAGGAAGGAGAATTGGCTTTAGCTCATCAATTATTGGAAGAAGGAAAAACCGTTGGTAAATTAATTATTGAGTGGGATGAACAACCAAATTAA
- a CDS encoding M42 family metallopeptidase yields MNKKLLAEICKTPGAPGHEDRVRKLVLREIESLCDEVEVDNMGNVYAIRKGKSNKSVMVGAHMDEIGFMVTYIDDKGFIRFTTLGGFDPKTLTAQRVIIHGKEDVIGVMASKPIHVMTQDERNKVAKLSDYFVDTGLPAEKVKELVSIGDVITREREFIEMGDCFNSKSLDNRLAVFIAIEVLKLLKGKELPNDVYMVFTVQEEVGIRGANVASLNIKPFFGFGLDTTIAFDLPGAAAHEQITKLGEGTAIKIMDASTICDPRMVRYMKEVADRNKIKWQPEILTAGGTDTAGIQRMSPGGSIAGAVSIPTRHLHQVIEMAHKDDIQASIDLLASCLLELNQFNLEY; encoded by the coding sequence ATGAATAAAAAGCTCTTAGCAGAAATATGTAAAACGCCTGGTGCTCCTGGACATGAGGATAGAGTTCGAAAATTGGTTTTACGGGAAATTGAATCACTGTGTGATGAGGTAGAGGTGGATAACATGGGAAATGTGTATGCAATTCGTAAAGGAAAATCGAACAAAAGTGTCATGGTTGGAGCCCACATGGATGAAATTGGTTTCATGGTCACTTATATTGATGACAAAGGGTTTATCCGTTTCACTACTTTGGGTGGATTTGATCCGAAAACATTGACTGCTCAGCGCGTAATTATTCATGGAAAAGAAGATGTAATCGGAGTAATGGCTTCAAAACCCATTCACGTCATGACACAAGATGAGCGAAATAAAGTCGCAAAACTCTCAGATTATTTTGTAGATACGGGCTTACCTGCTGAAAAAGTGAAAGAATTGGTTTCTATTGGAGATGTGATTACTCGAGAGAGGGAATTTATCGAGATGGGAGATTGTTTCAATTCGAAATCATTGGATAATCGATTGGCAGTTTTCATCGCTATTGAGGTGTTGAAATTGTTGAAAGGAAAAGAACTTCCCAATGACGTGTACATGGTTTTCACCGTACAAGAAGAAGTTGGAATCCGTGGTGCAAACGTGGCTAGTTTGAATATCAAGCCATTCTTCGGATTTGGATTGGATACAACGATTGCTTTTGATTTACCGGGAGCTGCTGCTCATGAACAAATCACCAAATTGGGTGAAGGAACTGCCATTAAGATTATGGATGCTTCTACGATTTGTGATCCGAGAATGGTGCGTTATATGAAAGAAGTTGCTGATAGAAATAAAATCAAATGGCAACCTGAAATTTTAACTGCTGGTGGAACAGATACGGCTGGAATTCAGCGAATGTCGCCAGGGGGATCAATCGCTGGTGCGGTTTCTATCCCAACCCGACATTTACATCAAGTGATTGAAATGGCGCACAAAGACGATATTCAGGCAAGTATTGATTTACTGGCTTCATGTTTGTTAGAGCTGAATCAATTTAATTTAGAATATTAA
- a CDS encoding PKD domain-containing protein: MRKILLSLSLLTLTLQASAQTQIGNSNFEAWQNVGSSTEEPTNWNSFKTASGDGALILFYGSTTLGRSPQKRPGSTGTYSARIWSKNPIASIIANGNMTCGRINMGSSTVTDLSNHNHTVTSDANFSENFTDTPDSLVVWLKFKPTNTTQNDSARVSAVIHTNVAFKDPNDVGNANTIATAIKNINYTNGGWRRVSIPFNYVGNVANSAFIIVTFTTNKTPGGGSDKDSLLMDDMELVYVPKASFTSTTTSICPGGNVTFTSTSTNYPTGYSWNFGDGSPASTTQNPVHQYTNPGTYTAVLTVTNQWGSTNSTPVTITVNNPQDATFSYAQPTYCSNAANPTPTVVDAGTFSSTAGLSINATTGIINLAASTAGTYTVTNTTSGACPDTKTTSITINAAANSAFNYPSNTICITDGNQTPTTAEAGTFSSTAGLVFVSATTGVIDVANSTPGTYTITYSVPGSGSCPSSSTVNVTLTANPDATFTYAQGAYCINGTNPNPVFGAGASGGVFSSNLAGMSINSNSGAIDLSASVAGSYIVTNTIAAVGSCLASTEDFTVIINALPNVTLGTFQQICEYNPSFTLTGGAPAGGTYSGTGVSAGSFNPATAGLGTKTITYLYTDATTTCSNTATNTIVVDACLAVEDNQIATISVYPNPTDGKLTLSNVTGNTSFKVVSVSGQVVLDGVVSNTANTIDLSSFENGIYVLQLTQEQALQTIRIVKN, encoded by the coding sequence ATGAGAAAAATTTTACTTAGTTTATCTTTACTAACACTTACCCTTCAAGCATCTGCCCAAACACAGATTGGAAATAGCAATTTTGAAGCATGGCAAAATGTTGGTTCAAGTACAGAAGAACCAACTAACTGGAACAGTTTTAAAACAGCTTCTGGAGATGGTGCTCTCATTTTGTTTTATGGTAGTACGACTTTAGGAAGATCTCCTCAAAAAAGACCAGGATCAACAGGTACATATTCGGCAAGAATTTGGTCTAAAAACCCAATTGCAAGCATTATTGCAAATGGTAATATGACTTGTGGAAGAATAAATATGGGAAGTTCAACTGTGACCGATCTATCTAATCATAATCACACAGTTACATCCGATGCGAATTTTAGTGAAAACTTTACCGACACACCAGATTCATTGGTTGTTTGGTTAAAATTCAAGCCGACTAATACAACTCAAAATGACTCAGCAAGAGTTAGTGCGGTTATCCATACCAATGTAGCTTTTAAAGACCCTAATGATGTTGGGAACGCTAATACAATTGCTACTGCAATTAAAAACATCAACTATACAAATGGTGGATGGAGACGAGTTTCAATTCCATTTAATTACGTTGGCAACGTAGCTAATTCAGCGTTTATCATTGTGACTTTTACTACAAATAAAACTCCAGGAGGAGGATCTGACAAAGATTCATTATTAATGGACGATATGGAATTAGTTTACGTTCCAAAAGCATCCTTTACTTCTACAACAACATCTATTTGTCCAGGGGGAAATGTTACTTTTACAAGTACTTCAACAAACTACCCGACAGGATATTCATGGAATTTTGGTGATGGATCACCTGCTTCAACAACACAAAACCCAGTACATCAATATACAAATCCAGGAACTTATACTGCCGTACTGACTGTAACTAATCAATGGGGTTCAACAAATTCAACACCAGTAACAATAACTGTTAATAATCCACAAGATGCAACTTTCAGTTATGCTCAGCCCACTTATTGTTCAAACGCGGCTAACCCAACACCAACAGTTGTTGATGCAGGAACTTTTTCTTCAACTGCAGGATTATCTATCAATGCTACAACAGGTATTATCAACTTAGCAGCAAGTACTGCTGGAACATACACTGTAACAAATACTACTTCAGGTGCTTGTCCAGATACCAAAACAACTTCTATTACGATCAATGCCGCCGCAAATTCAGCATTCAACTATCCTTCAAATACTATTTGTATTACTGATGGAAATCAAACCCCAACAACGGCTGAAGCTGGAACTTTCTCTTCTACTGCAGGATTGGTTTTTGTAAGTGCTACCACTGGAGTTATTGATGTTGCAAACAGCACACCTGGAACGTATACAATTACATACTCTGTTCCTGGCTCTGGTTCTTGTCCTTCTAGTTCAACTGTGAATGTTACTTTAACCGCTAATCCAGATGCTACATTCACATATGCTCAAGGTGCTTATTGTATCAACGGAACCAATCCAAATCCAGTATTTGGTGCTGGTGCAAGTGGTGGTGTTTTCTCGTCAAATTTGGCTGGAATGTCTATTAACTCAAATTCTGGAGCAATTGATTTATCGGCAAGTGTAGCTGGATCATATATTGTAACAAATACGATTGCTGCTGTTGGATCATGTCTTGCATCTACAGAGGACTTTACAGTAATTATCAATGCATTGCCGAATGTAACTTTAGGAACATTCCAACAAATCTGTGAATACAATCCTTCTTTTACTTTAACAGGAGGTGCTCCAGCAGGAGGAACTTATTCTGGAACAGGTGTAAGCGCAGGTTCATTTAACCCTGCAACAGCTGGATTAGGTACTAAAACAATTACATACTTGTACACAGATGCAACAACTACCTGCTCAAACACTGCTACAAACACGATCGTGGTTGATGCATGTTTAGCAGTTGAGGATAACCAAATTGCTACAATTTCTGTTTATCCAAACCCAACTGATGGGAAACTAACTTTATCCAATGTTACTGGAAATACTTCTTTCAAAGTTGTTTCTGTTTCAGGACAGGTTGTTCTTGACGGAGTTGTTTCAAATACAGCGAATACTATTGATCTTTCTTCTTTCGAAAATGGAATCTACGTTCTTCAATTGACTCAAGAACAAGCTCTTCAAACAATTCGCATCGTTAAGAACTAA